One window from the genome of Myxocyprinus asiaticus isolate MX2 ecotype Aquarium Trade chromosome 30, UBuf_Myxa_2, whole genome shotgun sequence encodes:
- the LOC127421103 gene encoding proteasome subunit beta type-8-like, with product MALLDVSGFKHNSALQFGFKQTHLLGRSNHYSFGAKCQEFAVPVGVDPSKFLKSCSCEDGVSIDLNHGTTTLAFKFRHGVIVAVDSRASAGKYIASKEANKVIEINPYLLGTMSGSAADCQYWERLLAKECRLYKLRNKQRISVSAASKLLSNMMLGYRGMGLSMGSMICGWDKQGPGLYYVDDNGTRLSGRMFSTGCGNSYAYGVVDSGYREDMSVEEAYELGRRGIAHATHRDAYSGGVVNLYHMQEDGWIKVCKEDVSELIHQYKKGMF from the exons ATGGCTCTCCTGGATGTCAGTGGATTTAAACATAATTCCGCACTACAGTTTGGTTTTAAGCAAACGCACCTTCTCGGCCGGTCGAATCACTATAGTTTTGGGGCAAAATGTCAAGAATTCGCGGTACCAGTCGGAGTTGAT CCCTCTAAGTTTCTGAAATCATGTAGCTGTGAGGATGGCGTTTCCATAGATCTGAATCATGGCACCACAACACTGGCATTTAAGTTCCGCCATGGAGTCATTGTGGCCGTTGACTCCAGAGCATCAGCTGGCAAATACATTG CATCAAAGGAGGCCAACAAAGTGATTGAGATCAACCCTTACCTGCTGGGCACCATGTCGGGCAGCGCTGCAGACTGTCAGTACTGGGAGAGATTGCTGGCTAAAGAGTGCAG ACTTTATAAATTACGTAACAAGCAGAGGATCTCAGTGTCTGCAGCCTCTAAGCTGCTGTCTAACATGATGCTGGGATACAGAGGCATGGGCCTCTCTATGGGGAGCATGATCTGTGGCTGGGACAAACAG GGTCCAGGCCTGTACTATGTCGATGACAATGGCACCCGTCTATCTGGGCGGATGTTTTCCACTGGCTGTGGGAACAGTTATGCATATGGTGTGGTGGATAGCGGTTATCGTGAGGATATGAGTGTGGAGGAGGCGTATGAGCTGGGCCGTCGTGGCATTGCACATGCCACACACAGAGATGCCTACTCTGGTGGCGTGGTCAACC TTTATCACATGCAGGAGGATGGCTGGATTAAGGTGTGTAAGGAGGATGTGTCAGAGTTAATCCACCAGTATAAGAAGGGAATGTTCTAA
- the LOC127421101 gene encoding proteasome subunit beta type-7-like, translating into MALSSVFEPPLSGFNFENSTRNIVLENGLEEGKIKAPKPMKTGTTIAGVVYKDGVVLGADTRATSDEVVADKKCAKIHYIAPNIYCCGAGTAADTEKTTDMLSSNLTIFSMNSGRNPRLIMAVNILQDMLFRYRGMIGANLILGGVDCTGSHLYKVGPYGSMDKVPYLAMGSGDLAAMGILEDRFKVNMDLEEAKALVSDAIHAGIMSDLGSGNNIDLCVITKEGVDYIRPHKESPYNYKRQAKYKYKTGTTPVLSKTVTQLELELVHETVQMMETAGSS; encoded by the exons ATGGCTCTTTCTTCCGTCTTCGAGCCTCCTCTGTCGGGATTTAACTTCGAAAATTCCACAAG AAATATTGTACTGGAGAATGGGTTAGAGGAGGGGAAAATCAAGGCACCAAAACCCATGAAAACAGGTACCACCATTGCTGGGGTGGTTTATAAG gatggTGTAGTTTTGGGAGCAGACACAAGAGCCACCTCCGATGAAGTTGTTGCAGACAAAAAGTGTGCTAAGATACACTACATTGCACCTAATATATA TTGTTGTGGAGCCGGAACAGCAGCAGACACAGAGAAGACGACAGATATGTTGTCATCAAACCTCACCATATTCTCCATGAACAGTGGCAGGAACCCAAGACTCATCATGGCAGTAAACATTCTACAAGACATGCTCTTCAG GTATCGAGGTATGATTGGCGCTAATCTAATTTTAGGGGGAGTCGACTGCACTGGCAGTCACCTGTACAAAGTTGGCCCTTATGGGAGCATGGACAAGGTGCCATATCTAGCCATGG GATCTGGTGATCTAGCTGCTATGGGAATACTGGAGGACAGATTCAAAGTAAATATGGAT CTGGAGGAGGCCAAAGCACTGGTAAGTGATGCCATCCATGCAGGCATCATGAGTGACCTGGGTTCAGGCAACAACATAGACCTGTGTGTGATTACAAAAGAAGGGGTGGACTATATCAGGCCTCACAAAGAGTCTCCATATAATTATAAGAG ACAAGCAAAGTATAAATATAAGACAGGCACAACCCCAGTTTTATCTAAAACAGTGACTCAACTGGAGCTGGAGTTGGTGCATGAGACGGTTCAGATGATGGAAACAGCAGGATCCAGTTGA
- the LOC127421106 gene encoding proteasome subunit beta type-6-B like protein-like, which produces MERHQSHSKIKGVSTGTTILAVKFNGGVIIGSDSRASMGESYVSSKTINKLIQVHDRIFCCIAGSLADAQAVTKMAKFQLSFHSIQMESPPLVKAAASIMRELCYSNKEDLQAGFITAGWDRKKGPQIYTVALGGMLLNLPFTIGGSGSTYIYGYVDAKFKPDMSLEEATQFATNALALAMGRDNVSGGVVHLVVITEAGVEHIVVPGNKLPKFHDE; this is translated from the exons ATGGAAAGGCATCAGTCACACTCCAAAATTAAAGGTGTCAGCACAGGT ACCACCATTCTTGCTGTTAAGTTCAATGGAGGAGTTATCATTGGGTCTGACTCCAGAGCTTCAATGGGAGA GTCCTATGTTTCATCAAAAACGATCAACAAGCTGATCCAGGTGCATGATAGAATATTCTGCTGCATAGCTGGATCACTGGCAGATGCACAAGCTGTTACCAAAATGGCCAAATTTCAGCTGTCATTCCACAG TATTCAGATGGAGTCTCCTCCATTGGTGAAAGCTGCAGCATCAATTATGAGGGAACTTTGCTATAGCAATAAGGAGGACTTGCAGGCAGGCTTCATCACAGCGGGTTGGGATAGGAAAAAAGGACCCCAG ATATACACAGTGGCTTTGGGAGGAATGCTGCTAAATTTGCCTTTCACCATTGGTGGATCTGGCAGCACGTATATCTACGGTTATGTAGATGCCAAATTCAAACCTGACATGAGCTTAGAAGAAGCTACACAGTTTGCCACAAATG CTTTGGCTCTGGCTATGGGTCGGGACAATGTTAGTGGTGGCGTGGTTCACCTGGTTGTGATAACTGAAGCAGGAGTCGAGCATATTGTTGTTCCTGGAAATAAACTGCCCAAGTTCCATGATGAATAG
- the LOC127421099 gene encoding uncharacterized protein LOC127421099: protein MNFCYTGAKTQDKEKGTLLWSRLRHWRKCFDPSSSSTGATPDPHGSTGGAATALRGAPSRPRGGPTGFAEIGSLHVATLAAANPQVTLVNMGAQDEPEAFLELFECMAQALEWPRVQWAVHLLPLLTGEAQLAAQQLLVDNLLRYPELKKAILQQVGHSPEEHRRWFRTLTLSEVGHPFAFVQQLCDTCQWWVLAEEPSDVGGVIDLVVLEQFISKLPKGTEEWVQCHRPSSLDEAVQLAEDHLAAYPGAVRVGGDERRPVHRERRETDRPESLCLTPEKESCVV from the exons ATGAActtttgttacactggtgccaaaacccaggataaGGAGAAAGGTACGCTGCTATGGAGTCGTCTTCGCCACTGGAGGAAATGTTTTGATCCGTCATCATCATCCACAGGAGCAACACCAGACCCTCATGGATCTACGGGCGGAGCAGCAACAGCGCTTCGAGGCGCTCCTTCGAGGCCAAGAGGAGGACCGACGGGCTTTGCGGAGATTGGGAGTTTGCACGTCGCGACCCTGGCAGCAGCGAACCCCCAAGTGACGCTGGTGAATATGGGGGCGcaagatgagccggaggccttTTTGGAGCTCTTCGAGTGCAtggcccaagctctggaatggccacgggtgcaatgggcagtccacctcctACCGCTGCTGACTGGGGAGGCCCAACTCGCGGCCCAACAACTCCTGGTCGACAACCTCCTGCGgtaccctgagctgaagaaagccatcctgcagcaggtCGGCCACAGTCCTGAAGAGCATCGCCGGTGGTTCCGAACCCTGACGCTGAGCGAAgtcggccacccgtttgccttcgtTCAACAGCTCTGTGACACCTGCCAGTGGTGGGTGCTGGCCGAGGAGCCCAGTGACGTCGGGGGCGTCATCGATctcgtggtactggaacaattcatcTCCAAACTACCAAAAGGAACTgaggagtgggtccagtgccaccgaccgtCGTCActggatgaagcagtgcagttggcggaggaccatttagCGGCATACCCGGGGGCCG tgagagttgggGGAGATGAAAGacggccagttcacagagagaggagagagacagacagaccagagtctttgtGTCTGACCCCTGAGAaagagtcttgtgttgtgtga
- the LOC127421108 gene encoding proteasome subunit beta type-9-like → MEEAFAEPGWLSEEVKTGTTIIAVTFDGGVVLGSDSRVSAGESVVNRVMNKLSPLHDKIYCALSGSAADAQTIAEIVNYQLDVHSIEVEDDPLVCSAATLVKNISYKYKEELSAHLIVAGWDRKGGGQVYVTLNGLLSRQPFAIGGSGSFYINGFVDAEYRKNMTKRESQEFVVNALTLAMGRDGSSGGVAYVATIDQDGTEEKCVLGNELPKFFDE, encoded by the exons ATGGAGGAAGCGTTTGCAGAACCAGGATGGCTATCTGAGGAAGTCAAAACCGGG ACGACCATCATCGCTGTTACCTTTGACGGTGGAGTTGTTCTTGGCTCTGATTCGCGTGTGTCTGCGGG GGAGTCAGTGGTGAATCGGGTGATGAACAAACTCTCTCCCCTCCATGATAAGATCTACTGTGCTTTGTCTGGATCAGCAGCTGATGCTCAAACCATTGCTGAGATAGTCAACTACCAACTGGATGTGCACAG TATTGAGGTGGAAGATGACCCACTGGTATGCTCTGCTGCTACTCTGGTGAagaatatttcatacaaatacAAAGAGGAACTATCAGCACATCTTATTGTTGCAGGGTGGGACAGGAAAGGAGGAGGACAG GTGTATGTGACACTTAATGGTTTGCTGTCGAGGCAGCCTTTTGCTATTGGTGGCTCTGGGAGTTTTTACATTAATGGCTTTGTGGATGCAGAGTACcggaaaaacatgacaaagagAGAAAGCCAAGAGTTTGTCGTAAATG cACTGACTCTAGCAATGGGTCGAGATGGCTCAAGTGGAGGTGTTGCCTATGTTGCCACCATTGACCAAGATGGAACAGAAGAGAAATGTGTCTTAGGAAATGAACTACCcaaattttttgatgagtaa